A region of the bacterium genome:
TCACCCCGCGCCCCGCTTCATCGAGCAGGAGCTGCGCGCGTACCTCCGATGCGGGATCCTCGCTCACGGCTTCCTGAAGCTCCACTGCGACGCCTGCGGCCACGATCGCCTCGTGCCCTTCTCGTGTAAACGCCGCGGTTTCTGCCCGTCATGCGGCGGCCGCCGCATGGCGGACACCGCCGCACATCTCGTCGATTGCGTCCTTCCGGAAGTACCCATCCGCCAGTGGGTGCTCACGTTGCCCTACGCGCTCCGCTTCCGCTGCGCCTACGACGCTGCACTCACCAGCGAAGTCCTGCGTGCCTTTCTCCGTGCGCTCTTCGCTGCGCTTCGCCGGCGCGCAAAGAGGCAGTGGG
Encoded here:
- a CDS encoding transposase, with translation MDTELATGSPSHPGHRTSGVAPAYERHRPEETVLHEVVREQLESFLASARECDHPAPRFIEQELRAYLRCGILAHGFLKLHCDACGHDRLVPFSCKRRGFCPSCGGRRMADTAAHLVDCVLPEVPIRQWVLTLPYALRFRCAYDAALTSEVLRAFLRALFAALRRRAKRQWGIPRSQCGSVTFVQRFGSALNLNLHFHTLALDGVYTRDESNTTRFLPLPPPSPDEVARV